In one Procambarus clarkii isolate CNS0578487 chromosome 87, FALCON_Pclarkii_2.0, whole genome shotgun sequence genomic region, the following are encoded:
- the LOC138358889 gene encoding uncharacterized protein, whose product MLSPAPFPVYLRPWLLRLIPFKSVKVYKGGSLSLGPAAPSRTLLHPAAPCRTLPHPAALSRTLPHSPAPCRALPHPAAPSRTLPHPAALSRTLPHSPAPCRALPHPAAPSRTLPRSPAPCRTLPHPAALSRTLPRSPAPCRTLPHPAALSRTLPHPAALSRTLPRSPAPCRALPHPAAPSRTLPRSPAPCRVLPHPAAPSRTLPRSPAPCRALPHPAAPCRTLPRPAAPCRALPRPAAPCRTLPRPGTLIE is encoded by the coding sequence ATGCTTTCCCCTGCTCCATTCCCCGTCTATCTTCGCCCTTGGCTCCTTAGACTAATCCCCTTTAAATCTGTGAAAGTTTATAAAGGAGGTAGTCTATCACTTGGCCCTGCTGCACCCTCCCGCACCCTGCTGCACCCTGCCGCACCCTGCCGCACCCTGCCGCACCCTGCCGCGCTCTCCCGCACCCTGCCGCACTCTCCCGCACCCTGCCGCGCTCTCCCGCACCCTGCCGCACCCTCCCGCACCCTGCCGCACCCTGCCGCGCTCTCCCGCACCCTGCCGCACTCTCCCGCACCCTGCCGCGCTCTCCCGCACCCTGCCGCACCCTCCCGCACCCTGCCGCGCTCTCCCGCACCCTGCCGCACCCTCCCGCACCCTGCCGCACTCTCCCGCACCCTGCCGCGCTCTCCCGCACCCTGCCGCACTCTCCCGCACCCTGCCGCGCTCTCCCGCACCCTCCCGCACCCTGCCGCGCTCTCCCGCACCCTGCCGCGCTCTCCCGCACCGTGCCGCGCTCTCCCGCACCCTGCCGCACCCTCCCGCACCCTGCCGCGCTCTCCCGCACCCTGCCGCGTTCTCCCGCACCCTGCCGCACCCTCCCGCACCCTGCCGCGCTCTCCCGCACCGTGCCGCGCTCTCCCGCACCCTGCCGCGCCCTGCCGCACCCTGCCGCGCCCTGCCGCGCCCTGCCGCGCCCTCCCGCGCCCTGCCGCACCCTGCCGCACCCTGCCGCGCCCTGGAACTTTGATAGAGTAA